The segment tttcttagCACAAGGCAAAGTGCTCATGTAAAAGATGATGCCGGGAACTAGGAGGCACAAGTTAGAGCTCTAGGATTTCATTAGAGGACATACTGGGTTCGGAACTTATGGCAACTAATACACAGTGATCATAACTAAAATGTCAACATACACACTGTCACCGTGACCACACAATGGTATCTGTGATACCACAACATTACCTGGCATTACATAGACCCTGGTGTGGTCACTATTGTGTAAAGGTTGACTTTTTAATTGTTGCTACTGTATGTGAACATACATTTGATGGTCTCCAGGCTAGTTCCCAATGGACATTGGGGACCCATGTTACAAACACTCCACATAACTTGACACAGTAGGCAATCTTTATTGAAGAGAAGCTCAGGATTGAAAAACCTGTAGGTCAGGATTAAGGATTAAGAGACGTTTTTTGGAAACTTGCACTTACGCTGCATATTCTTCCGTTGACACAGTCATACATGTAATTTTCATAGAAAATTACGAGAGCTAAACATATAGAGCAGAGCAGGacagggccagccctagaccaaatggtgctCCAAGTGAGGAATGTCTTTGTcgccccctccatttgttaaacattTGAATACCTTatcttttattgcatttgtagcccatttcatgacttcgATGCATGAATGCATACATGATTTCTCCCAGTCACACAAGACAATAAATTTCCCTTTTAtggctaacaacaaaaacagcaccccaagcccagcaccccacaaGCCCGGCACCTCAGGCAGTCGCCTGGatcgcctgcccctaaatccggccCTGCATCAAGGGAAAATATTCCTCCATATGTGCCATGGTTCAGTCAGTGCTTTTACTGACTTAATTATGTTTACCACCTCTCTTAATGCTTGTGGGTCAGTGAATACTTAGCTTGACTTTGCAGGTGACTGAAAAGTCCTAGATTTACTTTTGCAGGTTGACACAACAATATAAAATCCTGTGTTGTGTGGGGCAAGTTTAGAAGATGTAAGCTTTACCTTCATTTTCAAACTAATACAACAATAATAAAATGATGGTAATACATGTCAGTACAATTCCTTACAGGGTGAAAAAGAGAAAGAACTTCCTCCACAACAcacctgatcctgcaacccttactcaagTAAGCAGCCTGGTGTTACATTAGGGCTTCTCATGTAAATAAGATTGGGCTTGTATGCTTTTATTCCCCACTCTTCTTTCACTTCATCCTCTACAATAAAAATGAGCTGCTACACAGTAGCTGGTAGATCACTCATATAAAAGTTAATTCATTCTGTCCTTCTTTCTGTCTTCCTTACTCGGACTGATTATATCATACTCTGCATATAGTCCCACTGAACTACCCATAGAAGAAGTTACTACTCAACATAAGGGTCACAGAATCCATTTCTTTACAAGCCAGGCTCTCTTGTGAAAGAAAGACGTGTTTGAATGTAAGCAAACAAGCACATTTTAGTGAGTCCCCAAGGAAACCTACTGGTTCATAGCATTGTTGAGCATATCCACATATTCTTTTTAAATTCCTATACCAACAGCAAATGTGTAAACATGTTCAGATTTGAAAAATAACATAGCAAAAACCTGTTTTGATTGTCTGGTGACATACAGTTAATCAAACAGATGTCTTAAAATGTTCTCTTCTTGTTATTAGTGAAGGGAAACAAGCTGTATCTGATGGCTAATGATATTAGGGGAAATATATTAATAGTCACCATAAACTAGTGCTGAGTACCTTCTTGGAGCTATCTGCTCCTAAAATCGCGTGCATTTCTTGAAAAGCAGTCTCTAAAAAGTTTTTTGTATAAGTTTCCAAACATAGCGGGATGATGAAAAAAATGGATGCTTTTGTGTTGAGGAGGTGATAACAGGAGGCAGGTAGCATGCTTTTCACATCTTCACCTCTGTTGATAATGTATGCAGTGGCTCATCAGAGGTATCTGATGTTAATTTATTCAAGCACACCTGTACAGGGCTGGAAGTCAGGTAAGCAGATGAACAAAAATCTCTGCTTTTTCAATACAGCTACCCAGAGGCCTATATGAGCACAAATTTAGTTCTAGAGATGTCAGCAGGTTTTAATAAACTAAATACAGATGTCTTACTCCATACAAATCAAGGAGTTTACATGTTTAAATCTGGACTGATTTAACTAGCAATCAAATGTCAGGATCACACTTGGCACCAATAGTTGCCTCATATTTATTTATAAGTAACCCTAAgcaaatattattttgttttaaaatttgttcaTGGGCTGAATTACCTTTCCCACCTTGCAGAACACACACAAATGCTCACTTTCTGAGAAAATTTAAAGACAAACCTGAACAATTAATATTCTTACGTTAGTCAAAGAAAGGCAAAAAGGGAAAGTTTTGTCTTTGTAACTAAACAGGTATGCaggaaatacatttattttccatATAATTAGGGCATGGAAAATGGGGCAACATGTCCTTATTAACCCAGCATTCCAACCTAGTCCTAAGTAACAGAGATTTTTAAATTGATGGTGCcaatataaaatagattttaacttATTAAAATGCAATAGGGCTGATAAGGAGTAGGACAGGTGTTTCTTTTCACTGAAATACTTACATTAGTTTACCATCAAGACCTGGTCAGAAATGGCACCTCTGATTTCACAGGTATTGAATCTGAACCCAAGCCTTCTTTAACTCTACAATACTAGGTTAGGGATGGGAGCTGAGTTAACTCAACTACAATATCTTTTCTCTtcactctctcccaccccatcTGCCTACCATCTCATTTCCTCTCAAGCTGATTACTGGAAAGACTCCCTCTGCCACCCAAGACATTTGGGAACTTCCCTATCTCCACTGAGCTGGAAAATAACCTCTTTCTAtctgcctgcctgccctcacCTCGACCTGATCTATGGCACAAAAGAGCTTACTGAGTCCCTGGCCCCAGAGTACTGGCTCTGAGGAGCAGCCCATCCATTCCGGCTTACTTTGTGAGGCAGGGACAGTACCTGTTTAAGCAAGACCGAGAGGGAGGCTGGGGTGGAAGAGCAGGGCCAGGAGGGACTTACTCTGTGAAGACTCCcatcactagggtgaccagatagcaagtgtgaaaaattgggacaaggGATGCGGGTAACAGGTGCCTAGataagaaaaatccccaaatattgggactgtccctataaaatcaggacatctggtcaccctacccatcaCAAACCTTTCCTTCATCACAgaccagcccccctcctcctctgctggcTATGATTCCCTTTCCAGAAACAACAGTCTCAACTAAAActtctccctttctcccacccagaTGCACAAACTGTACCAGGACGCACATTCAAGCCCAGCTTTCAGGCAGCTGTCCAGCGTATCCTCCTCCCTTTTCTCCATCTCCTTGACCACTTTCCTCGAATGAGACGTTTTCCTGTCCCCAGGCAAACCTCTACCCTCGCTCCTGTCTGACACCACCGCCTTTGGCATGATTTCTCTTCTCTTCCACTCTTTGTTGCTTTCCTGCCAGAAGGCATACCCTGTGAGGCTCCAATAGCAGAAGAACTGAAGAGTCAAAAATGCCTGAGCTGCTGCAAGAAGGAGGGAAGGTGAGAGCAGAAACAGTAAATGATTCCGAGAACAATGGGACTGCAAAGAAAGAATGAACAAAAGCAAGCTAGAAAGAATGAGTGCACTGCTCTCTTTAGGAAGGAGATCAAAGTTAAAGATAGAGATAGCAAAGTTTGTAGATTTCATAAGCACTTCTGGAAATGGGTGGGAAAGGTGATGAACAGAAAAGCAGTTCAAAAAAGAATCCAGACACTGTGGGGCTTAAATCATAAAAAGCAACTTCTTATGAATTTTAGAGGGATAACAGAACCCTGTGGAGACTTCTGACAATAATTGTAGGGtttctacaaaaacaacaaggagtccggtggcaccttaaagactaatagatttatttgggcataagctttcttgggtaaaaaccccacttctgtcCCTTTTTCTGTCTGCAATATCTTGAAAAATTAGGGGATGCATGCATGGGGAAAAGTATCCAAAATAGGTATATTCCATGTCAGTCTatccctctcagtcttctgttcACCTTCATCTGATTTTAGatagccatactgtgtcagactcAGTAATTTTAATATAGGACATCCCTGCATATAAATACATCTCAGGAGATATCCAAAACTTTCAGATAAAAGGGTATTTGAATGGTAGGGGAAGCTGACCAGCTGCCTTAGGTAACTAAGGTTGCACTGTGGACCTCCATACTTTGAAAGTCAGTTTTAAAAGGGCCACACTCTGGGTCACCAACTGGAGCATCAGGGGAGTTTTCTGAGCACACACTAAGCCTGGGAAACATAACCAAGTTTAGATTAACTAGAGTTGGGTTGCACAAGGTTATACATTGTACCAGATGCCATTGTAAGGGGGAAAAAGATCAATCAAAactatttatcaccttattaaaCTCAACCATCTTCAcggcttgttttattttttaaaaacaattgtagaaaaaatTTAAATAAGGAAACCCCACTAAATCCTGCAAGCCACATGATGGGAAGAATCCAAAAGTTTTTAGAAATACCTCTTTAATTTTAATTTGCAAGGACTGCAAAGAACTTTTGGATTCATCTGGATAGTCAGAAATATTCAGTGGAATATATGACTATCTATGCAATCAAAATGTGAAGACTTATTGTTACATACACCTGCCCAAATAAATGTCACATCAGAACATGAAACGTATGTCCAGGCTTACTTGCTATGTACATTAGTTGGATATTTCTTATTTCTGGTACAGCAATTAAAAGTGAAATGGTTATAATTAGGTTTTAAAGTTAATAGTCCATTAAGGTGACTGGAAGAAGTTCTCACTTCTCAATGTTATTGCTTTCATTATTTGGCAGCAAAGCCAATAAGACACCATAGATTAGTTTACATCTTTGAGGCTCTGTCTGAAACCCAAAAGGCTAGGAACTTAATGATCtaggctttttttccctttaaataaaaaagattctTTAAAAATCAGCAAAAAATCCTTCATTGGGTAGGCTACGTGGCTTGGATAAAATAAGACTCTCCCTTCAACCCAAACTtgaataaaacaatttttttgaagattaaataaaaagaatgttTGATTCATTCTCATACCCCTCCTTTTGCACACACTTTCATTTCTGGGCAATTCTAGACTTCCTAGTCCTGGCCAAGACCAGACATGGAATTGCTGAAATACAGTGAACAATAAAGATGGTTTCTTATGATACTTCCTGACCAAATGTATGCAAGAATTATCAGAAATCTTGTGAGAGTTCCTGGTTTCTGTAAGTTTTTTCCAGACAAATTCTGCAGACCTGAAAGTTTTGGTGAGTCTCAAAAAGCATCAGATTTGAAGGCTCATCCAAATTGTACCTAGCCTTTAAACTTTCTCAAGTACACTATCACAACCTTAAATCCTCAGAACTTGTGGATTTCTGTTGTCCCAAGTTATCAAGAAGACTCACATAACTGAAACGTATTCTGAATACTATTTGTGAGGTGAAACTGGAAAGATGTTCCCATGCTGAGTACAACCCAAACTCAtatgtaaataataattttatcttTAAGAAAGCAGTCAGCATTTTAAGTTTATGAATCATATATTTCACTTTCATGGCTTGCTCTCAATAAGCTAAATCAAAGTATCTTATATAGTTCATGAAATACTTTCAAACTGTGCCCTGTCTTTAAATGTTCAGTTCTCATAAATACTTTACACATGTCATCATGATGGTCTTTTTCTCCTAATATATGTCCACTGAACTAACTTCTTTATTATTAGCCTAATCTATCAAGTTAACTGTTTCCTGATGAAATTTAACATTCCAAATAACATTCCAAATCCTAAACTAGCCACTTCTCTTTTTGCACACTGAATACAAAACAGGGTTTACTTAGCACATGACTGACATTTTATAACTCATTTGAGAAAACACACagactgagccaaattctgcactaACAAATCCTCTGCAATTCCATCAACTTTAAGGACGCAATGTATGGTATAAGTGAGCACAGGATTTCACTTACTGAAGCCCTGAACCTGATAGGCTCTTAGGTCCAGCTCCACTGAAGCTAGCAGTTCTCCACAAGGCTGGATCGACTGGCAAGACAGTGAACTTAATTTAGTTTTAGGTGTTTGATTTTAATTGATCTAATCTCACTGATGAAACAAATTTTCGAGTTTATTCTACTCTATTTACAGTTTTTTCTAATTTATGTTCACATTTTCTATTTAGTGGATCTCAAAACTGATATGCTGGAACTAGACTCTCCAGAAAAAGTGAGATTTGGCTTCCTAACCTTCTTCACActaaattgcttttattttatattataccCTGTATCCACATGCAAACCCTAGAAATTTCAATGGAACAAGACACAGAAAATGTGCGTGAAATGTTTAGTTGAGTTcaatttccttcctctctctctctctgtgctgaaTTTTTACTctgtaatgaaaatattaaacaaaaacaaactcaaGTGATGAATCACTCTCACCATCACAACACAAACCCAATGCTGTGAACCTATAGGGGATATTTCATTGTGTAACAATATTTTCATCATCATGTCTGAGAGCTTGTTTTCACAAGTATGGAATAACTGTGTTATCCTACCACAGACCACCTTGAAAAATTCCATTTATATTACATTTTCtttaggaattaaaaaaaatattttaaaaaaggccaAAGAGGTTTAGGACCAGCTGCTTCTGTTTAAGCCCAACTGTTTCAGTACTGATGCAACATAACTACAATGTGATGTCATCTGAAGACCCGGCAGAACATACCCTTAAAAATATGTAGGGGTCTAGTGTCCCCTTTCTGCATGTACATTACCCCATCAGAGTGAATCGGAGTTGCTCACAgtcagagaagaaaataaagctGGACTGAATAGttatattaggaaaaaaagaTACAGGTTCCCCCATGGAAAGAGAGAACCATTTCCCTAATGTTaacatttaattttgtttcttataaTTGTTTATAGGGCAGAATGAATATCCATTAATGATTCCTATTCATTTGTACTTAAGCCTACAGAGATGGGGGTTGTTCTTGTATCCTATTTCTATGGTTTTTTCCCTCCATCCATTCCTGTTTCTATGTATCAATGTGTATGTGTGAAGATATTTCTGTTGtatataattattatatatttaatagAAGCTTTTCTTGATCGGAAAGATGTAGGGAGAAAAAGCTGAATGTGTAAAAGCTGCAGCTTATACACAAAAGTgtatacacaacacacacacacagaaagaatgACATTATCTAGCCAATCACATAAGACAATGACATAGTATATACTATTCTGAATGTAAAACAATGAAAACCTAAAGTGATTAACACCCCTTCAATGCCAAGGGGGCACGACTGTCACTTGCCAttactgtgtgtgtctctctatTTCTTCATCTACCTAAAATTGGGGTTTCTTATGTAATTCGACACAATAATGTAGAAATTAATTACTATTTACTGACCTGTCTCTGCTTCTCCGTGATGGGAAGGCAGCGTTACAGCCAGCCACTGTGCAGACGTGCATCTCTTTTAAATGAACATTCCTGTAGTGAAGCTTCACGCTGTAGGAACTTTTGAAACTCTTCTTGCAGACGTAGCAGATCTTGGGATCTGGGCTGGAACACAGGTCACCTTCTGGAGAGAACTTCTGAGGGCTGTTGTAGTTGAATGCTGACGTGAAACTTCCATGAAGGGCAGCCACACTGGCACTGCCGCCATTATACAGTCCATATTGGCTCATGTAAAACACATCGTACGCAGGGTCTGTAAACTCTTCCTTCACCTTAATTACATCCCGGTGAGAAGATTCACTGTGATTTTCATCTGGCATCTCACTGTTCATCATAGACTTTTCACTGGATTCATGGATGTGTTCATCACCTTCCATGGATTCCTCACACAATTTTGGCTCTGAGGATTCTGACTCGTTTTCATAGTCTCTCTCATGCTCTTGGTCTTCTGAGGTCATGCTGTCTGCCCTTCTTAACTCTGTCCTGGAAATGCATCTGCTTCTACCGTTTTTAGAAAAGTCTTTCACAGACAATCCTGGGCTCATTTCCTCCTGCGAATGGCAGTGATTGTCATGACCAATATCATTAGCCATTGTGCTGTTGTCATTAGCTTCATCATCTTCATCGTCAAACTCGTCAGCCGTATCAATAACTTCCTTTTCTATTTTAACTGGCATGCTTGACTTCCTTGGTTTCTTTTTAGGGGCAAGGTCAGCATTAGGCTCATGGGTAGGCATCACCAACACAGGTACCGATGACTctgaaggaagaggaggatgctGCTCCACTGAACCACCTGTTGGTATGATGGGACTGGTGGGTAATGAGGTTGGAGGGCTCACCATCTCTCCAGGAGTAAGTAAACTTCTGTAAAAAGGAGGAACAGGCTGGACAGTCTTTAAAGCTGGAAACACCAGCTGGCTAGAAAGAGGGTTCTGTAGTACAGGGTCTAGTGGGGGAGTAGTAAAACCCATTGGAGGCCGACCAGGGCTCGTTAAGGTAAGACCGGATTTTGTACTTGCTATGACGGGGGTGGCAGCTCCTGATGTAGCACGGATTAGATCTTTGTCTCGGTTGTTCCTTAGCATAGGCATGTGAAGGCGGGGATTAGGGTTAGCACTGTGACGATTGCGACTTCTAAGAGAGCTGAAGACCATGTTGCAGCCTTCAATCGTGCACCGGTGTTTGATTTTAAGATGAACTGCATTGTAGTGAATTTTGAGAGTACCTTTGTCATAGAAAGTTTTACCGCACGCATTGCAGAACACTCTCCCTTTTCTTGACGCCGATCCCATTCTTCTCATTCTGTGAATCCTGAATGAGCTTTTCGTGTGCTCAGTTTTGGACAAATCATTAATGGGTGTCGATGTTTGAACAGGAGACACACAGGCTGGCTCAGTTTTGGGTTCTACATTTGTGATGCTGGTCAAAGCATTCCTGCTGGATGTCTGCTCATTCTTGAAAGGAGTGGGAGAAACTTCAGATTCACTGCTTTCATTATATTCATTTTGGGTAGAAAGGCTTGGCTCACGCAGCCTCAGAGCAGGCTGTTCCAGCAGGAGGCCATTTGGAGGCAGCCCCAGCAATGGAGCAGAGACGGGATTTATGTACTGGAATGGAAGCAGAAACGCAAGGCTGTTAGGGATGTTTTCAAAGTGATGAATGCTGGAAGGGTTGCTGTTCTCCAGGTGAGCAAGGAGACTCGGGCTCCTAGTGCGATTATTGCTTTCAATAAAAGTCCTTATATCTGAATCTGTCTTTGAAGATGGCACAGCCACAGCCTGCCCTTCTTTTTCTTGAATTGCCATCAGCTCCACGATGGATTTGGTTTCTCCAAATCTTAGAAACTGCTGAAGGGTAATAATCTCTTCTTCCCTGGACATGATGGCCCAGCGGTCCAGCACCTTGCCTGCAGCATCCTAGAGGCCATATCAAAGAAACAACAAagacaaacacaaagaaaaaaaacttatTGATTCTGCATAATTATTGAATTCGATAGAAGGTGCTCTGCTGCCCGTACATGAAACACTAAGCTCAGAAAACAACATGCAAACAGTGTTAATAGAAGTTGATCCACAAAGCAAACTTTTCTGCCATGCAAATGTAGTAATTAGAGTCACAGTTAGAGAAACAGATTGAGTTTAATAATgtcaaagcaaacaaaatgtagACGACTGGGGCTCTGTGATCTAAAATGCCCTCAATACTGCATTATAACAACATGATCTATGTACTATGCAACTGCTTCGCAGACATTAGTTTAAGACATGAATTCTTGCTGTGCAGCCCACTGTAAATACAGAAAACTGTACCTTAATCCTTACAAAATGGTGACACTATAGGAAAGAATGAAATAAATGCATTTGATAGAATTACCTCTTAAATGTAAGGAGACATAAGACTGAATTCAATTAGGAGCAATCTTGTAAAATGCATCTCAAAGAGTTTGAACCAATACAATTAAAAAATAGCATAAAAATATTAACCTACATTTTTCCACAAGAGCAATATATAAAATTGCATTTACTGCCAATGCACATCAAAAGGCTGaaactggggggaggaagggaaacatTGCTTTTGAGTCTTACCAAACTGTTACTGGCAATTGAGTGCAAACTTCCAACCTGGGTTTGATTTACACttaaaatataacttttttaCAGTCTTGTTACAAATGAcagttacaaatatttaaaaagtaaacatttgaTGGATGTGGAGAACATAAATGTATAAAAGTGTTGTCTCTTAACATCACCTTCTGATAGCAAGGGAAAAGTCCAGAGAGAGTACACATCAGTAATCAGTAGACTCTCTGTTgttaaatatacattaaaaagCATTTCACACTTTCATTTTTGCTAGTAAGTATGAGATTTGCCTGAAGGTAGAACTTAAAAATTCTGCACTGTAATGTCAGGCAATCCATTCCAGCATGTAttgataaaaatgtaataaaatacttACATAATGAATAGATTTTATCAACATCTCTCCCATTGGGCTAATGCTGGACATATCACCACCTCTGTAGCTACCAACAAACCCCGTCCCATGACCATCAAGCAGAGGTGCCCCAGTGTCTACTGCACAGAACTGCCAGATACCTCTGCATGGAACTCCTCAGtgctgtatttttgtttgttttttaaatcttggatCCCAGATTTAGAGCCCTGACTAAACGCTTAGGATTACCCTATGCAGCAAAAATCATCAGAAGTGGTTTGAGTAGAAAAAACAGTGTATTTATATGAAAATATGAAAATTATTTTCCACATTGCAGTAATGATTCTAGGTTTTTCACATTAATTTTATAGCATTGTAAATCACAATTTTCTCAAATGATGAAACATACACGTAAAACTCTGGCTAGGACTGGTTTTGCTTATTTTAGTTCAGATTTAGCTCAAATCATACGATGCAAAGCTAATGAAATGAGTTAATGTCACTTATGCTGCAATATCTAAGATGTGGCTATAGAGCTGCGAACATGGTTCATGGTACCAGGTATGAGTGATATCACACAATCCAATCTAACAAGAATATAATTAACCCATGACAGAACCATAATGATGGGGAAAACCTTAAATTGACCTTAATCCTGCAAGTTGATCCATGTAGGCAGATCACTGCACTCACGTGGAGCCTTCATCAGTGGGGATCCAGGCAGATCCTTGTGAAGAGCTGCTGGCAGGATAAGGCTATAATTTGTTGATTTGGTTCAGTAAGCAGTCAAAGCTTTGAATACTTTTCCTAACATAGTAAGGGCTTCTCTAACTCCTACAGCCTTAGAATTCCACCTGTCCTGCTGGAAGGGAATGCAGGAACTCAGTGTGATTCAATACAATTGATCCAAAAGGGCAGGAAATCCTTGGAACTGGGACTACACTTTCCTTCCTTCCAAATTCCAAACTGGTTATCTTTTGACTATTTTCCCTGCATATTTTTCAAAAGGTTCCCTATTTCTCCATTCaattccaccaccacctccaccaaGCCTGCCCTTCCTTGCCACAACgattctacatttttaaagacCAGTTTCATACCTGGACCCTAAAATGGCCTCACAGTTCAAATTTtgagcccctccttccccccgcccccaacagctTTTATCTGAGTCAGAGTTTAAATAGATGGAAAAGGCCTCGCCTCATATTGTTTGGAGGCAGGATCTAAGAGTTCCTCTCCTAATTTATAGGGTTTACTTGGATTGAGTCGGGGACTGTCTGATTGctgccagctgtgggtgtttgtAATGCACTACTGATAGCAATGTATGTTTTTTACATGCAGAGGCTTGTGCAGTAGGAGATGTCTATTTTATAAATGTGGATAgattcataaataaataaatcagatttgGATTGTGCCATTTGCTGGAAAACAGTGGGCTTCTCTGTTGTGAAGCCCATAGAAACCTACAAGTAAGACATCAAGAGGCCAATTAGATCACTCAGGAGACTTGTGGAATTGGTTCTTATGGCACACATTTAGTATTTTGTCAAGCCTAGGCTGAAATGTCCCACgtgatggggcttccaccacttccctttggaGGTTATTCTGCAGTTTAATACATATCCTCACTAAAAGAAGTTTTCCTGACACTTTGCCTAAATTGTTCCTCTCTCAATGCCAAAATGTTACACTTATGTATACTCTTACAGTATCTACTATAGGATTTTCTAGAATTGTGAGGAAGACAATGAAACATTGGGGGGCCAAATCCTCAGGCTCGGCTACAGTGCCAATGAGCTCTTAAACAAGCAGTTGGGGATTTGATTGGCATGGGGTTATCCTCAGCTGGCACAAAGACAACAGCCCAGTGGAATCAGACAGTTGGCTTAAAGCGACCTTAGGCTACTCCTACCAGCCGTATTGAGTGACAGCTCAGCAGAGCTAAAGATTCAATTACTAATTCCCGAAACCACCCACGTCCCCCAATCATTAACATCTTTAGGGCCAGTCCTACAAGCTGTACAAGGACTAGGATTTACACAGTTTTCCCTAACGGTGATAAAGGTAGCATGTGTGGGGAAGCTGGTTGTAGTTAATCATGCACACTTCTCCAGTTTTACTTTTAGAGAGAAAAGGatggtgagataatatattttactgtaccaactt is part of the Caretta caretta isolate rCarCar2 chromosome 5, rCarCar1.hap1, whole genome shotgun sequence genome and harbors:
- the BNC2 gene encoding zinc finger protein basonuclin-2 isoform X6: MQRWQFGMGWPQDFAATFLLPKSEEAEVDVRDRETQRHRERKRARDLTLRDSCTDNSMQFGTRTATTESGFMGTWQNADTNLLFRMSQQAIRCTLVNCTCECFQPGKINLRTCDHCKHGWVAHALDKLSTQHLYHPTQVEIVQSNVVFDISSLMLYGTQAVPVRLKILLDRLFSVLKQEEVLHILHGLGWTLRDYVRGYILQDAAGKVLDRWAIMSREEEIITLQQFLRFGETKSIVELMAIQEKEGQAVAVPSSKTDSDIRTFIESNNRTRSPSLLAHLENSNPSSIHHFENIPNSLAFLLPFQYINPVSAPLLGLPPNGLLLEQPALRLREPSLSTQNEYNESSESEVSPTPFKNEQTSSRNALTSITNVEPKTEPACVSPVQTSTPINDLSKTEHTKSSFRIHRMRRMGSASRKGRVFCNACGKTFYDKGTLKIHYNAVHLKIKHRCTIEGCNMVFSSLRSRNRHSANPNPRLHMPMLRNNRDKDLIRATSGAATPVIASTKSGLTLTSPGRPPMGFTTPPLDPVLQNPLSSQLVFPALKTVQPVPPFYRSLLTPGEMVSPPTSLPTSPIIPTGGSVEQHPPLPSESSVPVLVMPTHEPNADLAPKKKPRKSSMPVKIEKEVIDTADEFDDEDDEANDNSTMANDIGHDNHCHSQEEMSPGLSVKDFSKNGRSRCISRTELRRADSMTSEDQEHERDYENESESSEPKLCEESMEGDEHIHESSEKSMMNSEMPDENHSESSHRDVIKVKEEFTDPAYDVFYMSQYGLYNGGSASVAALHGSFTSAFNYNSPQKFSPEGDLCSSPDPKICYVCKKSFKSSYSVKLHYRNVHLKEMHVCTVAGCNAAFPSRRSRDRC
- the BNC2 gene encoding zinc finger protein basonuclin-2 isoform X4; this translates as MAIRCTLVNCTCECFQPGKINLRTCDHCKHGWVAHALDKLSTQHLYHPTQVEIVQSNVVFDISSLMLYGTQAVPVRLKILLDRLFSVLKQEEVLHILHGLGWTLRDYVRGYILQDAAGKVLDRWAIMSREEEIITLQQFLRFGETKSIVELMAIQEKEGQAVAVPSSKTDSDIRTFIESNNRTRSPSLLAHLENSNPSSIHHFENIPNSLAFLLPFQYINPVSAPLLGLPPNGLLLEQPALRLREPSLSTQNEYNESSESEVSPTPFKNEQTSSRNALTSITNVEPKTEPACVSPVQTSTPINDLSKTEHTKSSFRIHRMRRMGSASRKGRVFCNACGKTFYDKGTLKIHYNAVHLKIKHRCTIEGCNMVFSSLRSRNRHSANPNPRLHMPMLRNNRDKDLIRATSGAATPVIASTKSGLTLTSPGRPPMGFTTPPLDPVLQNPLSSQLVFPALKTVQPVPPFYRSLLTPGEMVSPPTSLPTSPIIPTGGSVEQHPPLPSESSVPVLVMPTHEPNADLAPKKKPRKSSMPVKIEKEVIDTADEFDDEDDEANDNSTMANDIGHDNHCHSQEEMSPGLSVKDFSKNGRSRCISRTELRRADSMTSEDQEHERDYENESESSEPKLCEESMEGDEHIHESSEKSMMNSEMPDENHSESSHRDVIKVKEEFTDPAYDVFYMSQYGLYNGGSASVAALHGSFTSAFNYNSPQKFSPEGDLCSSPDPKICYVCKKSFKSSYSVKLHYRNVHLKEMHVCTVAGCNAAFPSRRSRDRHSANINLHRKLLTKELDDMGLDTSQPSLSKDLRDEFLVKIYGTQHQMGLDIREDTSSPAGTEDSHMNGYGRGMSEDYMVLDLSTTSSIQSSSSIHSSRESDAGSDEGILLDDVDGASDSGESAHKMDTPAIGVGMGSDLPGSLMFNNVSMSNGGIMCNICHKMYSNKGTLRVHYKTVHLREMHKCKVPGCNMMFSSVRSRNRHSQNPNLHKNIPFTSVD
- the BNC2 gene encoding zinc finger protein basonuclin-2 isoform X5, with amino-acid sequence MQRWQFGMGWPQDFAATFLLPKSEEAEVDVRDRETQRHRERKRARDLTLRDSCTDNSMQFGTRTATTESGFMGTWQNADTNLLFRMSQQAIRCTLVNCTCECFQPGKINLRTCDHCKHGWVAHALDKLSTQHLYHPTQVEIVQSNVVFDISSLMLYGTQAVPVRLKILLDRLFSVLKQEEVLHILHGLGWTLRDYVRGYILQDAAGKVLDRWAIMSREEEIITLQQFLRFGETKSIVELMAIQEKEGQAVAVPSSKTDSDIRTFIESNNRTRSPSLLAHLENSNPSSIHHFENIPNSLAFLLPFQYINPVSAPLLGLPPNGLLLEQPALRLREPSLSTQNEYNESSESEVSPTPFKNEQTSSRNALTSITNVEPKTEPACVSPVQTSTPINDLSKTEHTKSSFRIHRMRRMGSASRKGRVFCNACGKTFYDKGTLKIHYNAVHLKIKHRCTIEGCNMVFSSLRSRNRHSANPNPRLHMPMLRNNRDKDLIRATSGAATPVIASTKSGLTLTSPGRPPMGFTTPPLDPVLQNPLSSQLVFPALKTVQPVPPFYRSLLTPGEMVSPPTSLPTSPIIPTGGSVEQHPPLPSESSVPVLVMPTHEPNADLAPKKKPRKSSMPVKIEKEVIDTADEFDDEDDEANDNSTMANDIGHDNHCHSQEEMSPGLSVKDFSKNGRSRCISRTELRRADSMTSEDQEHERDYENESESSEPKLCEESMEGDEHIHESSEKSMMNSEMPDENHSESSHRDVIKVKEEFTDPAYDVFYMSQYGLYNGGSASVAALHGSFTSAFNYNSPQKFSPEGDLCSSPDPKICYVCKKSFKSSYSVKLHYRNVHLKEMHVCTVAGCNAAFPSRRSRDSKRLES